In Mucilaginibacter celer, one DNA window encodes the following:
- a CDS encoding FecR family protein, translated as MTNYNAHFDLGHLVAKYMQGKLSDHENIELEQWLQADNRNRELFKKLTDEHSLKEKLEIFSATDKSAAWQNIVKNTGYKSKPNKTRRIAYAAVIALLVALGISLTRHQQQKTETLVANHAVKDLQPGTNKATLTLADGSTLVLDSNRRGKIASQQNVVIKADEDGKLVYEASRGDELARPSAPVLTIALNVLTTPRGGQYQLVLPDGTKVWLNAASSLKYPAAFTGIERKVELTGEAYFEVSKDPSKPFYVKTAGQTVTVLGTHFNINSYTDEAATKTTLLEGSVKVTGNNGQSVKIKPGEQAVNYANDISIKQNVNTDEAIAWKNGKFMFRNTDLQTIMRQLSRWYDVDVEYRGTIAQKHYMGRISRNVPVSQIFEILKTSGLNFTINGRKIIVKS; from the coding sequence ATGACTAATTACAACGCACACTTTGATCTTGGCCACCTGGTAGCAAAATACATGCAGGGCAAACTCAGCGACCATGAAAATATTGAACTGGAACAATGGCTTCAGGCTGATAACCGTAACCGGGAGCTTTTTAAAAAACTAACCGATGAGCATTCACTAAAAGAGAAGCTCGAAATATTTTCGGCTACCGATAAATCGGCAGCATGGCAAAACATTGTAAAAAATACCGGCTATAAAAGCAAGCCCAATAAAACCCGCCGGATAGCCTATGCCGCTGTTATTGCATTGTTGGTGGCTTTAGGCATTTCACTCACACGCCATCAACAGCAAAAAACAGAAACGCTGGTAGCTAATCATGCTGTAAAAGATTTACAGCCAGGCACCAATAAAGCCACACTAACGCTGGCCGATGGCTCTACTTTGGTATTGGATAGCAATCGCCGTGGCAAAATTGCCAGCCAGCAAAATGTGGTGATCAAAGCGGATGAAGATGGAAAGCTTGTTTATGAAGCAAGCCGGGGTGACGAACTTGCGCGTCCCTCCGCTCCTGTCCTTACTATAGCATTAAACGTATTAACCACGCCACGCGGTGGGCAGTACCAGCTTGTTTTGCCCGATGGTACAAAGGTTTGGTTAAACGCAGCCTCATCTTTAAAATATCCTGCGGCCTTTACTGGTATTGAACGGAAGGTTGAACTTACCGGCGAGGCTTATTTTGAAGTAAGTAAAGATCCCTCAAAACCGTTTTACGTAAAAACCGCCGGCCAAACAGTAACAGTATTAGGTACTCACTTCAATATCAACAGCTATACCGATGAAGCGGCAACAAAAACTACACTGCTTGAAGGCAGCGTAAAGGTGACCGGCAACAACGGGCAATCAGTAAAGATTAAACCGGGTGAACAGGCTGTAAACTATGCCAATGACATCAGCATAAAACAAAACGTAAATACCGACGAGGCCATCGCCTGGAAAAACGGCAAATTCATGTTCAGGAATACCGATCTGCAAACCATTATGCGCCAGCTATCGCGATGGTATGATGTGGATGTGGAGTACCGGGGCACTATAGCGCAAAAACATTATATGGGGCGCATATCGCGCAATGTACCCGTATCGCAAATATTCGAGATCCTAAAAACAAGCGGCTTAAACTTCACAATTAACGGGAGGAAAATTATAGTAAAATCATAA
- a CDS encoding TonB-dependent receptor, producing MRIKLVTALLFAVCLHISAKSFSQNITLAEKNSSLETVLNKIEQQSGYDIFMQTELLAGSNKVSLNVKNQPLAKVLEKVFKDQPVTFAIVGHTIVVKEKNAVAAQNTTGAPATVYTGKVVDAATNEPLIGASIGLKGTTKATTTGLNGTFKLDIGSAQGSVLVISYIGYVTKEVTLSGASELGLITMQPAANSMKEVVVTGDVAVDRRTPIAATTINQQFIEEKIGTRDIPQLLQGTPGVMATAQGGGYGDSRISIRGFSSGSKKGNVALTINGIPVNDMENGSIFWSNWSGLTDVTTSVQIQRGLGASKIIVPSFGGTINITTRNTDMEKGGYIAQSYGSDNLQKTAVLVSTGLNDKGWAMTFQGSRNKGDGFADGLNYLGYNYFFNLSKVLSPSQTLSFSVMGATQTHGQRPQRSIAEYQNAPQDIRWNYYLGVKDGKQINPYNNTFSKPVFSVNHDWTISEKSSLSTVLYATYGTGGGGSIGGTVTNPVRVSNFYSPFDFTAVEKSNAANPDGSASTYFYSAHNDHTWYGIRSTYRTRFGNNIDFSGGIDLRSYKGTHYEEVTDLLGADYVYNPYTGTTAVGSASGDINNPQKRAVVGDKIAYFNKDYVQSGGAFMQAEYVKDSFSAFITLSGSGTADKRVDLFNYLNSDPNQKSPYVSFFTYQAKGGANYNINDQMNIFANIGYITKPPYFDNVFQKFTNNINHGTVSEKLFSYELGYGYKISNFSAKLNLYRSNYGDESFSNSYGDTKTNQLYSVNVAGVSELHQGAELELTLKPVKEVTLGGMISYGDWHYTKDAGPATVFNSNQQVVATVNKVFLKGLKVGDAGQTTAGLRLDVDVLPALRLGTNYSYIANYYSNFVFSNITKPDLTPYKIPNYSVWDLNGVFKFKIAGLDSYLIGNVNNLLNTKYISDAFDSNAVGTPAAVNVYYGLGRTFTTSIKVKF from the coding sequence ATGCGCATAAAACTTGTTACAGCCCTTTTATTTGCAGTTTGTCTGCATATCAGCGCCAAAAGTTTCAGCCAGAACATTACCCTCGCCGAAAAGAACAGCAGCCTCGAAACTGTTTTAAACAAAATTGAGCAGCAAAGCGGTTACGATATTTTTATGCAAACCGAACTGCTTGCGGGTAGTAACAAAGTATCTTTAAATGTAAAGAACCAACCATTGGCTAAAGTTCTTGAAAAAGTATTTAAAGATCAGCCGGTTACCTTTGCCATTGTTGGGCATACTATTGTAGTAAAAGAAAAAAACGCGGTAGCGGCACAAAACACAACGGGTGCACCGGCAACGGTATACACCGGTAAAGTTGTTGATGCCGCAACCAACGAACCGCTGATTGGTGCCTCGATAGGATTGAAAGGCACAACCAAAGCAACTACCACAGGCCTAAATGGTACTTTTAAGTTAGATATTGGCTCAGCCCAGGGTTCGGTACTGGTAATATCATACATTGGTTATGTTACTAAAGAGGTAACGCTTTCGGGTGCAAGCGAGCTTGGCTTGATAACTATGCAACCTGCAGCCAACTCAATGAAAGAAGTTGTAGTAACCGGCGACGTTGCTGTTGACCGCAGAACTCCTATCGCGGCAACTACCATCAACCAGCAATTTATTGAAGAAAAAATTGGCACCAGGGATATTCCGCAGCTTTTACAGGGTACCCCGGGTGTAATGGCCACTGCACAAGGCGGCGGTTACGGCGATTCACGCATCAGCATCCGTGGTTTTTCGAGCGGGTCAAAAAAAGGGAACGTAGCTTTAACCATTAATGGCATCCCGGTTAATGATATGGAGAACGGATCTATCTTCTGGTCAAACTGGTCGGGCCTTACTGATGTTACCACCTCGGTGCAAATTCAGCGCGGTTTAGGTGCATCGAAGATCATTGTGCCATCATTTGGCGGTACCATTAACATCACTACCCGTAATACCGATATGGAAAAAGGCGGTTACATTGCCCAATCGTACGGCAGCGATAACCTGCAAAAAACAGCGGTATTGGTTTCAACCGGTTTAAATGACAAAGGCTGGGCCATGACATTTCAGGGTAGCCGTAATAAAGGCGATGGCTTTGCCGATGGTTTGAACTATTTGGGATACAACTACTTCTTCAACCTATCTAAAGTATTAAGCCCGAGCCAAACCTTATCATTCTCGGTAATGGGCGCTACGCAAACACACGGGCAGCGTCCGCAACGTTCAATTGCCGAGTATCAGAATGCACCGCAGGATATCCGCTGGAATTATTATTTAGGTGTTAAAGATGGCAAGCAGATCAACCCGTATAACAACACCTTCAGCAAACCGGTATTTTCTGTAAACCATGATTGGACTATCAGCGAAAAATCGAGCCTTTCTACCGTTTTATATGCTACTTACGGTACCGGTGGCGGTGGCTCGATAGGCGGTACTGTTACCAACCCGGTTAGGGTAAGCAATTTTTATTCGCCGTTTGATTTTACGGCGGTTGAAAAAAGTAATGCAGCCAACCCGGATGGTTCTGCAAGTACTTACTTTTATTCGGCCCATAATGATCATACCTGGTATGGCATCAGGAGTACTTACCGCACCCGTTTTGGCAACAATATCGATTTTTCGGGCGGTATTGACCTGAGATCGTATAAAGGAACCCATTACGAGGAAGTGACCGATTTATTGGGTGCCGATTATGTGTATAACCCATATACCGGTACTACCGCCGTTGGCAGTGCATCGGGCGATATCAACAACCCGCAAAAACGCGCGGTGGTTGGCGATAAAATAGCATATTTCAATAAAGACTACGTACAATCGGGCGGCGCATTTATGCAGGCCGAATACGTTAAGGATAGCTTCTCGGCATTTATAACCCTATCAGGTTCGGGCACTGCTGATAAACGCGTGGATTTGTTTAACTACCTCAACAGTGATCCTAACCAAAAAAGCCCTTATGTTAGCTTCTTTACCTACCAGGCTAAAGGCGGTGCAAATTATAACATCAACGATCAGATGAACATATTTGCCAATATAGGTTATATCACTAAACCACCGTACTTTGACAACGTATTCCAGAAGTTTACCAATAATATTAACCACGGTACCGTAAGCGAAAAGCTGTTTAGCTATGAGTTGGGTTATGGTTATAAAATATCAAACTTCAGCGCCAAATTAAACCTGTACCGTTCAAACTACGGTGATGAATCGTTTTCAAACTCGTATGGCGATACCAAAACCAACCAGTTATACAGCGTAAACGTGGCCGGTGTGAGCGAACTGCACCAGGGTGCCGAATTAGAACTTACGCTTAAACCTGTAAAAGAAGTAACACTTGGCGGTATGATATCATACGGCGACTGGCATTATACTAAAGATGCAGGCCCTGCAACAGTATTTAACAGCAACCAGCAGGTGGTAGCAACAGTTAATAAAGTTTTCCTGAAAGGCCTTAAAGTTGGTGATGCCGGGCAAACCACAGCCGGTTTGCGCCTGGATGTTGACGTATTGCCTGCCCTTAGGTTAGGTACCAACTATAGCTATATAGCCAACTACTACTCAAACTTTGTTTTCTCAAACATTACCAAACCCGATTTAACTCCTTATAAAATACCAAACTATTCGGTATGGGACCTGAACGGTGTTTTCAAATTTAAAATTGCCGGGTTGGATTCATACCTCATCGGAAACGTAAACAACCTGCTGAATACCAAATATATTTCAGACGCTTTCGATTCGAACGCGGTGGGTACACCGGCTGCTGTTAACGTTTACTACGGTTTAGGCAGAACCTTTACAACAAGCATAAAAGTTAAATTTTAA
- a CDS encoding DNA/RNA non-specific endonuclease yields MKINNLLIGLGLTLTFAGCSKDLKTTPTPPKSGDTTVTTPPAPVPYTITEDLENGSKTAYAAADVSLGTGSWNFDNALVGNLAADLKNGSKSIRMKNGAITMNFDIKGLTTLYFKHGKYGTDAASNLQVLMSTDGGATYTQVGSDIPDNNTVLVTDSFKVSAAKVRFQIKNTTTNRVNIDDIIFKGTGDPGITIGTPDTGGSDTTGTSNSTTPRDVTAGADAQPTTGDNSNLLFGNPSNATATLATMDNYLIDQKYYVESYNATKGEPNWVSWHLDGTNTTNATGRLDNFAGWSGLPTGWYQVESNSYSGSGFDRGHNCPSADRTSSTNANSATFLMTNMIPQAPQNNQQTWANLENYLREQVVAGNEVYIIMGSYGTGGTGSKGAATTINNGHVNVPANVWKVAVIIPKGDGDVARVTASTRVIAVNTPNINTIDGDWTKYITTVKSIETATGYTLLSSLPAAVRTALETKVDNGSGS; encoded by the coding sequence ATGAAAATTAACAACCTGCTAATTGGCCTGGGTTTAACACTAACCTTTGCCGGATGTTCAAAAGACCTTAAAACCACGCCCACGCCGCCAAAATCGGGCGATACTACGGTTACCACTCCCCCGGCCCCGGTTCCGTACACCATTACCGAGGATTTGGAAAACGGAAGCAAAACCGCCTATGCCGCGGCCGATGTTTCATTAGGCACCGGCAGCTGGAATTTTGACAATGCACTGGTGGGTAACCTTGCTGCCGATTTGAAAAACGGCAGCAAATCAATCCGAATGAAAAATGGTGCCATTACCATGAATTTTGATATCAAGGGCCTTACTACCCTTTACTTTAAACATGGCAAATACGGTACTGATGCGGCCTCAAACCTGCAGGTACTGATGTCGACAGACGGAGGAGCCACTTATACCCAGGTGGGAAGCGATATCCCTGATAACAACACAGTACTGGTAACCGACTCGTTTAAAGTATCGGCTGCTAAAGTGCGCTTCCAGATTAAAAACACCACTACTAACCGCGTTAATATCGACGACATTATTTTTAAAGGCACCGGCGACCCGGGTATTACCATTGGTACGCCCGATACCGGCGGCAGCGACACCACAGGTACATCAAACTCAACAACCCCACGCGATGTAACCGCCGGGGCCGATGCGCAGCCAACCACTGGCGATAATAGCAACCTGTTATTCGGCAACCCATCAAACGCTACCGCAACCCTGGCTACCATGGATAATTATTTGATAGACCAGAAATACTACGTAGAATCGTACAATGCCACCAAAGGTGAACCCAACTGGGTAAGCTGGCACCTTGACGGAACAAACACCACTAATGCAACCGGCAGGCTGGATAATTTTGCAGGCTGGAGCGGTTTGCCTACAGGCTGGTACCAGGTTGAAAGCAACAGCTATTCGGGCAGCGGGTTTGACAGGGGGCACAACTGTCCATCGGCCGATCGTACCAGTTCGACCAATGCCAACTCGGCTACCTTCCTGATGACCAATATGATACCGCAGGCCCCTCAAAACAACCAGCAAACCTGGGCCAACCTTGAAAATTACCTGCGCGAACAGGTGGTTGCCGGTAACGAAGTTTACATCATTATGGGTAGCTACGGCACCGGTGGTACCGGATCAAAAGGCGCGGCTACTACTATCAACAACGGCCACGTTAATGTACCAGCCAATGTTTGGAAAGTGGCGGTGATCATCCCTAAAGGCGATGGAGACGTTGCGAGGGTTACAGCCTCTACACGCGTTATAGCAGTGAATACGCCTAATATCAACACCATTGATGGCGACTGGACTAAATATATCACCACTGTAAAAAGCATCGAAACAGCAACAGGTTACACCTTGCTATCAAGCCTGCCTGCGGCTGTACGTACAGCACTTGAAACCAAGGTTGATAACGGCTCAGGATCATAA
- a CDS encoding HAD-IIA family hydrolase encodes MKQGLLIDMDGVIYSGEELIFGADKFIKHLIDNDIPFTFMTNNSQRTALEVVRKLKRLGITVETKHVYTSAMATGKFLGDQSPNGTAFVLGEGGLLTSLHENGITLVDSDPEFVVLGEGRNFTLEMVQRAVDMILAGAKFITTNRDPSPKKPGWNNLGIAATTAMIEEATGRKAFVTGKPSPVMMRSARKFLGLETAETTVIGDTMETDIQGGVQMGYKTILVLSGISTSDQLSHYAFKPDSVVGSVDKITFPLKWWK; translated from the coding sequence ATGAAACAAGGCCTTTTAATTGATATGGATGGCGTTATCTACAGCGGCGAAGAATTAATTTTCGGCGCAGATAAATTCATCAAACATCTTATAGATAATGATATTCCTTTTACGTTTATGACCAATAACAGTCAACGTACCGCCCTTGAGGTTGTGCGCAAACTTAAAAGATTAGGCATCACTGTAGAAACCAAACATGTTTACACCAGCGCCATGGCTACAGGAAAGTTCCTGGGCGATCAAAGCCCTAACGGCACCGCTTTTGTGTTAGGCGAAGGCGGCCTGCTTACCAGTTTACACGAAAACGGGATCACCCTTGTTGATTCAGATCCGGAATTTGTGGTATTGGGTGAAGGCAGGAATTTTACTTTAGAGATGGTTCAGCGCGCCGTTGATATGATCCTGGCCGGTGCTAAATTCATCACCACCAACCGCGACCCATCGCCTAAAAAACCTGGATGGAATAACCTGGGCATAGCTGCTACTACCGCCATGATTGAAGAAGCAACCGGCAGGAAAGCGTTTGTAACCGGCAAGCCAAGCCCGGTAATGATGCGATCAGCCAGGAAGTTTCTGGGCTTGGAAACTGCCGAGACTACCGTTATTGGCGATACCATGGAAACAGACATACAGGGCGGTGTGCAAATGGGCTATAAAACAATACTGGTTTTATCAGGCATTTCAACCAGCGACCAATTAAGCCATTATGCTTTTAAGCCTGATAGTGTGGTAGGCTCGGTCGATAAGATCACCTTTCCGCTTAAATGGTGGAAATAA
- a CDS encoding lectin, protein MNLKKLYVLACVLMAGIITSCNKKDLVNHTGNSNINSKLQTSASPVGDVVGKITVGYQGWFAATGDGSPINAWWHWAQNWGAAPSPTNQGIKSWPDVRDYTTTFQAAYSNLGNGQPAKLFSSFTDQSVNVQFQWMQQNGIDCAALQRFNPTGGEGPVRDAITAKVKTAAEATGRKFYIMYDVSGWTNMQSEIKTDWTNKMSAYTSSSAYAKQNGRPVVCIWGFGFNDSNHPWSAAVCLDVINWFKGQGCYVIGGVPTQWRTAPSGQDSRPGFLATYSAFNMLSPWMVGRIGNAGDSDNYYTNVNTPDQAYCNANGIDYQPCILPGDLQEHQRAHGDFMWRQFYNMKRVGAQGIYISMFDEYNEGNQIAKTAESSAFIPVGSNFVTLDEDGTACSADYYLRLTNDGGKMFKGQIGLTATRPTQPVIGSGGGTVPIGQVVTLKGSNNNYVSSENGTQAMNCNRTAVGGWEQFTVVNAGGGKVALQNSGKYVSSENGTQAITCNRSSVGPWEQFDWINNADGTISLRGNNGKYISGENGTQAMTCTRTTIGGWESFRVNQ, encoded by the coding sequence ATGAACTTAAAAAAACTGTACGTTCTGGCCTGCGTGCTTATGGCAGGTATTATCACCTCGTGTAACAAAAAAGACCTTGTAAACCACACAGGCAACTCAAACATCAATTCAAAACTGCAGACATCAGCCTCGCCCGTTGGCGATGTGGTGGGCAAAATAACTGTAGGCTACCAGGGATGGTTTGCCGCCACCGGCGACGGCTCGCCCATTAACGCCTGGTGGCACTGGGCCCAAAACTGGGGTGCAGCACCTTCGCCAACCAACCAGGGCATTAAATCGTGGCCTGACGTGCGCGATTATACTACCACTTTTCAAGCCGCCTACTCCAATCTTGGCAACGGGCAACCTGCCAAACTGTTCTCTTCCTTTACAGATCAATCTGTAAACGTTCAGTTTCAATGGATGCAACAAAACGGCATTGATTGCGCTGCCTTACAGCGCTTTAACCCTACAGGTGGCGAAGGCCCAGTACGCGATGCTATTACTGCCAAGGTTAAAACCGCAGCCGAAGCAACCGGCCGTAAGTTTTACATTATGTATGATGTAAGCGGCTGGACAAACATGCAATCGGAAATTAAAACCGATTGGACAAACAAAATGTCGGCCTATACGTCTTCATCGGCTTATGCAAAACAGAATGGCAGGCCAGTGGTATGTATCTGGGGATTTGGTTTTAACGACAGCAATCACCCATGGTCGGCCGCGGTTTGTTTGGATGTGATTAACTGGTTTAAAGGGCAGGGTTGCTACGTGATAGGCGGTGTACCTACCCAATGGCGCACGGCACCATCGGGCCAGGATTCAAGACCGGGCTTTTTGGCTACCTATAGCGCGTTTAACATGCTTTCGCCATGGATGGTAGGCCGTATCGGCAACGCCGGTGATTCGGACAATTATTACACCAATGTAAACACACCCGACCAGGCCTATTGCAACGCCAACGGTATCGATTACCAGCCCTGTATTCTGCCCGGCGATTTGCAGGAACACCAGCGCGCCCACGGCGATTTTATGTGGCGCCAGTTTTACAACATGAAACGCGTTGGTGCGCAAGGTATTTATATTTCGATGTTTGATGAGTACAACGAGGGTAACCAGATAGCCAAAACTGCCGAGAGTTCGGCCTTTATCCCTGTAGGATCAAACTTTGTTACCCTTGATGAAGACGGCACAGCATGCTCGGCCGATTACTATCTGCGCCTCACCAACGATGGGGGCAAAATGTTTAAAGGCCAGATTGGTTTAACCGCCACCCGCCCTACCCAGCCGGTTATCGGTAGCGGAGGCGGTACCGTGCCTATTGGCCAGGTTGTTACGCTAAAAGGCTCAAATAACAATTATGTAAGCAGCGAAAACGGTACACAGGCGATGAATTGCAACCGCACTGCCGTAGGTGGCTGGGAACAATTTACCGTAGTTAACGCAGGAGGCGGCAAAGTGGCCCTGCAAAACTCGGGCAAATACGTATCATCCGAAAATGGAACGCAGGCCATTACCTGTAACAGATCTTCCGTTGGCCCATGGGAACAGTTTGACTGGATTAACAATGCCGATGGTACCATCTCGCTGAGAGGCAACAACGGCAAATACATTTCGGGCGAAAATGGCACACAAGCCATGACCTGTACCCGTACCACTATTGGCGGCTGGGAATCATTCCGGGTTAACCAATAA
- the gpmA gene encoding 2,3-diphosphoglycerate-dependent phosphoglycerate mutase has translation MQKLVLIRHGESTWNQENRFTGWEDVDLSEKGYEQARQAGKILNKNGYNFDAGFTSYLKRSIKTLHFILEELDHLWIPVEKSWRLNERFYGALQGLNKDETIAKYGAEQVLKWRRDPNEHPPAVTKDDPRYPGHDLRYKDLTERELPLTENLGETMDRVLPFWNERIVRALRRNQKVIVVAHGNSLRSLIKYIDHLSDEEVTNLEIPTATPWVYELDEGLNRIRHYYLE, from the coding sequence ATGCAAAAATTAGTATTGATACGCCACGGCGAAAGCACCTGGAACCAGGAAAACCGGTTTACCGGATGGGAAGATGTAGACCTATCAGAGAAAGGGTATGAGCAGGCCCGGCAGGCCGGCAAAATTCTTAATAAAAACGGTTATAACTTTGATGCCGGCTTTACATCCTATTTAAAAAGATCAATTAAAACGCTTCATTTTATTTTGGAGGAGCTTGATCATCTCTGGATCCCGGTAGAAAAATCATGGCGGCTGAATGAGCGTTTTTATGGCGCATTGCAGGGTTTAAATAAAGACGAAACGATAGCTAAATATGGTGCCGAACAGGTACTGAAATGGCGGCGCGATCCTAATGAGCACCCACCGGCCGTTACCAAAGATGATCCCCGTTATCCGGGCCACGATTTAAGGTATAAAGATTTAACAGAACGTGAGCTTCCTCTTACCGAAAACCTGGGCGAAACCATGGACAGGGTTTTACCATTTTGGAACGAGCGGATTGTAAGAGCGCTTCGCCGCAATCAAAAAGTTATCGTGGTAGCTCACGGCAACAGCCTGAGGTCACTTATCAAATATATTGATCATTTAAGTGATGAGGAGGTTACCAACCTCGAAATACCAACGGCAACACCCTGGGTTTACGAGTTGGATGAGGGCCTGAACCGGATCCGGCATTATTATCTTGAATAA
- a CDS encoding acetate uptake transporter, with amino-acid sequence MTLPTTPVPVKDGTANPAPLGLCAFGMTTVLLNIHNAGFFEMNTMILGMGIFYGGLAQVIAGVIEAKKNNTFGLTAFTSYGFFWLSLVGLLVMPKLGWGTAPSEGAMIAYLSVWGVFTLLLFFGTLKLSRALQFIFASLTILFFLLVAGDATGNAGIKHFAGYEGIVCGASAIYAGIAQVLNEIYGKTVLPLGPVKD; translated from the coding sequence ATGACTCTTCCTACCACACCCGTGCCGGTGAAGGATGGCACTGCCAACCCTGCCCCGCTTGGCTTATGTGCTTTTGGCATGACCACCGTTTTGCTCAACATCCACAATGCCGGCTTTTTTGAAATGAACACCATGATTTTGGGCATGGGCATTTTTTACGGAGGCCTGGCACAGGTTATTGCCGGCGTTATCGAAGCCAAAAAGAACAACACTTTTGGCCTTACCGCCTTTACCTCGTACGGCTTTTTCTGGCTTTCGCTGGTAGGTTTACTGGTAATGCCTAAACTTGGCTGGGGAACCGCACCGTCTGAAGGTGCTATGATAGCGTACCTGAGCGTATGGGGCGTATTTACCCTGTTATTGTTTTTTGGCACACTAAAGCTTAGCCGTGCCTTACAGTTCATATTTGCCTCGTTAACCATATTGTTTTTCTTGTTGGTAGCCGGCGATGCTACAGGTAACGCCGGTATTAAACATTTTGCCGGTTACGAGGGCATTGTTTGCGGCGCATCGGCCATCTACGCAGGCATAGCCCAGGTGCTGAACGAAATTTACGGTAAAACCGTTTTGCCGCTTGGCCCGGTAAAGGATTAA
- a CDS encoding SRPBCC domain-containing protein — protein MKDYKKYYSIPATPEEIYMAITNPVTIELWTGEVAEMSTEPGSEFSMWDGSIVGKNLEFEPNKKVVQQWYFEGASDNSIVTIKLHPDKNGTSAELRHTNIPDDDYDDIVGGWNDSYFGGLIDFFEGY, from the coding sequence GTGAAAGATTACAAAAAATATTACAGCATACCGGCCACTCCCGAAGAAATTTACATGGCGATAACCAACCCCGTTACCATAGAATTATGGACAGGTGAGGTTGCCGAAATGTCGACCGAGCCGGGCAGCGAATTTTCGATGTGGGATGGCAGTATTGTAGGTAAAAACCTGGAGTTTGAGCCTAATAAAAAAGTTGTACAGCAATGGTATTTTGAAGGTGCAAGCGATAACTCGATAGTGACCATTAAACTTCATCCCGATAAAAACGGCACTTCGGCCGAATTAAGGCATACCAATATCCCCGATGATGATTACGATGATATTGTTGGCGGCTGGAACGACAGCTATTTTGGTGGCCTGATAGATTTTTTTGAAGGATACTAA